In the genome of Leptospira dzoumogneensis, one region contains:
- a CDS encoding glycosyltransferase family 2 protein, whose product MAESVKTKESSSPKKKKSKTKAPLSRNEVRERFLKKLSVAIITYNEEANIGDCIKSCRDIADEIIVLDSNSTDKTKEISESFPEVKFSSQNFKGHVEQKNDAISLCKNEWILSLDADERLSEELQNSLRTFLESPEDPSLNGLKVSRLTFHMGRFIRFSGWYPQTKYRIIRKSKSKWMGENPHDYLVVEGKGKKIKGDILHYSFADLSQQVDTINKFSSIVSWTRWKKNKKFSLARTITKPFGKFVEIYFFKLGFLDGFPGFTIAISSAYSTFLKEAKVYEMGKKLIERPSNLRKDYGN is encoded by the coding sequence ATGGCAGAATCCGTTAAAACCAAGGAATCTTCTTCCCCTAAAAAAAAGAAATCTAAGACTAAGGCACCTCTCAGCAGAAACGAGGTCCGGGAAAGATTTCTAAAAAAACTTTCAGTTGCGATCATCACTTATAATGAAGAGGCGAATATCGGGGATTGTATCAAATCCTGCAGGGATATTGCGGACGAGATCATCGTTTTAGACTCCAATAGCACTGACAAAACCAAAGAGATCAGCGAGTCCTTTCCCGAGGTAAAATTCTCTTCCCAGAATTTTAAGGGACATGTGGAACAGAAGAATGACGCGATCTCTCTCTGTAAGAACGAATGGATCCTGTCTTTGGATGCGGATGAACGTCTAAGTGAAGAACTCCAAAATTCTCTTCGTACTTTTTTAGAAAGCCCTGAAGATCCTTCTTTGAACGGACTTAAAGTTTCCAGACTGACTTTCCATATGGGAAGGTTTATCCGTTTTTCGGGATGGTATCCTCAAACCAAGTATCGAATCATTCGAAAGTCAAAGTCCAAATGGATGGGTGAAAATCCTCATGACTATCTAGTGGTAGAGGGGAAGGGCAAAAAGATAAAAGGGGATATATTACATTATAGTTTTGCGGACCTTTCCCAACAAGTAGATACGATCAATAAATTCTCATCTATCGTTTCCTGGACCCGTTGGAAGAAGAATAAAAAATTCTCCCTGGCCCGCACGATCACAAAACCATTCGGAAAATTTGTAGAAATTTATTTTTTCAAATTAGGTTTTTTGGATGGATTCCCCGGATTTACGATCGCAATCTCTTCTGCATATTCCACTTTTCTAAAAGAAGCAAAGGTCTACGAAATGGGGAAAAAATTGATAGAACGCCCTTCCAATCTCCGAAAAGATTACGGGAACTAA
- the gmhA gene encoding D-sedoheptulose 7-phosphate isomerase, with protein sequence MNLKEIASKQIQDSIETKKAVLDTLLPEIEEAGKIASEVLKKGNTILFCGNGGSSCDASHIAAELVVRYKSGNERRALPALALNADSAVLTACSNDYGYEFVFSRQVEAFGKPGDLLVGLSTSGNSKNVIAALESAKKIGMKTISFLGGDGGKMKGMADLDLIIPRKETARIQESHILIGHIVCSIVEYELFQLG encoded by the coding sequence ATGAACTTAAAAGAAATCGCATCCAAACAGATCCAGGACTCTATTGAGACTAAAAAAGCAGTATTGGATACACTTCTTCCGGAGATTGAAGAAGCGGGTAAAATTGCTTCTGAAGTATTAAAAAAAGGAAATACGATCCTATTTTGCGGAAACGGTGGTTCTTCTTGTGATGCTTCTCATATCGCAGCAGAACTTGTGGTCCGTTATAAATCCGGAAATGAAAGAAGAGCGCTTCCTGCATTGGCATTGAATGCCGACTCAGCAGTTCTCACCGCTTGTTCCAACGATTACGGATATGAGTTTGTATTTTCTCGTCAGGTAGAAGCTTTTGGAAAACCGGGTGATCTACTTGTAGGACTTTCCACCAGCGGAAATTCCAAAAACGTGATCGCGGCCTTGGAATCAGCTAAAAAGATCGGGATGAAAACGATCTCTTTTTTAGGTGGAGACGGTGGAAAGATGAAAGGAATGGCGGACTTGGATCTGATCATTCCTAGAAAAGAAACTGCACGTATCCAAGAGTCCCATATTCTGATAGGTCATATTGTTTGTTCGATTGTAGAATATGAACTCTTTCAGTTAGGATAA
- a CDS encoding LBBP_01157 family protein, producing MAKGKQKSRFWSKFFFWRKKKNVSAETEKEAVRDSRGYTWELKDLREKADRFFVTRKKSSGVIFENPSLKLTKNNRNLFRLEGKEKSGREYSLVVSTGNYLTEQGDKISGVIFLGEADLNRLLSGDHKSLKSILSGINTPNWDEESWAVLQEEPDLKRSVDSWKEILTWDPIWKQQILINLRPSTIAVLLVFLGKEFEDVFQANSSERVKQIVSKELYFLNVSGNRNSPHSENLTLYEFDSAKKDFESVLSKIRSKKDK from the coding sequence ATGGCCAAGGGCAAACAAAAATCAAGGTTTTGGAGTAAGTTCTTTTTCTGGAGAAAGAAAAAGAATGTCTCAGCCGAAACCGAAAAGGAAGCAGTTAGAGATAGCCGAGGTTATACCTGGGAATTAAAAGACCTAAGAGAAAAGGCGGACCGCTTTTTTGTGACCCGTAAAAAATCTTCCGGAGTTATTTTTGAAAATCCATCTCTTAAGCTTACCAAAAACAACCGCAATCTGTTCCGTCTAGAAGGTAAGGAAAAATCAGGTAGAGAGTATTCTTTGGTTGTTTCAACCGGAAACTATCTAACGGAGCAAGGTGATAAGATCAGCGGAGTGATTTTTTTAGGAGAGGCTGATCTAAACCGACTTTTGAGTGGGGACCATAAGAGTCTAAAAAGCATCTTATCAGGGATCAATACCCCGAATTGGGATGAAGAGTCTTGGGCCGTTTTACAAGAAGAGCCTGACCTAAAACGTTCTGTAGATTCCTGGAAAGAGATCTTAACTTGGGATCCAATTTGGAAGCAGCAAATATTGATTAATCTCAGGCCGAGCACAATCGCAGTGTTACTCGTCTTTTTAGGAAAAGAATTCGAAGATGTTTTCCAAGCAAATTCTTCTGAAAGAGTGAAGCAGATCGTTTCTAAAGAACTGTATTTTTTAAACGTAAGCGGGAATAGGAATTCTCCGCATTCCGAAAATTTGACACTGTATGAATTTGATTCGGCCAAAAAGGATTTTGAGTCAGTGCTCTCTAAAATTCGGTCTAAAAAGGATAAATGA